In one Brienomyrus brachyistius isolate T26 chromosome 7, BBRACH_0.4, whole genome shotgun sequence genomic region, the following are encoded:
- the LOC125746832 gene encoding trichohyalin-like isoform X8, protein MAAQVEVKSVQGETAGVSSGHLRRTAEPPSGTQGHIFLSPQAGKPALLTPKPFSLEKTLSIRPILPPKPQVPSAPPGASQTSDLKSSELSLADSPGVLGGDQTRSMKSNTPTAPKPALHRNPEINPPTVVIHDLSSTLQSSLLWNSKSNLLSKPKLDLTESSISVPLNAPKANLSTTPKPDDPSTPKPTPPHTPKPDLSSVPKPVPLSTPNLNLSKSEVFASPEPLANQATSIDSPEKPRKLSVLERIKMLSQFRTSQESSASECSGMTQTERQPRMRMGAPISRAKSMGSLDYARWEALKDMTEEEQSREEKSSVSPLLQRNIVVVQPATPQSAGSPHKVAAPRKTGATGQLSELTSRFESLNTPDKCQPDKENILERKGKEVRCTEEVTESQPSENADNSLRQMMPEWRKQDTDQEETASSIKKRISLLFDPSSAQGGGVSTPLEVEPHSSAQPIQEVDISVGVKQRIKQLIAESPSQSLIQRKVKPRPLSQDLTKCFSPGMSMDTSPSTVGLERVQMRGVDKKEREAHEKVEDPMADSSIKGQDQSGGSFTTLDQSGNGGTELELQELQSNKEKAPVETPENVVSIIPSLQLGHLDRSAVSEGILSAQLEEKTSKLEEERQKQMELERKCEEERQKQLEQERKLEEERQKQLELERKREEERQKQLELERKLEEERQKQLEQERKREEERQKQLEQERKREEERQKQLEQERKREEERQKQLEQERKREEERQKQLELERKREEERQKQLELERKREEERQKQLEQERKLEEERQKQLELERKREEERQKQLEQERKREEERQKQLERKREEERQKQLELERKREEERQKQLEQERKLEEERQKQLERKREEERQKQLELERKREEERQKQLEQERKLEEERQRQLEQERKLEEERQRQLEQERKLEEERQRQLEQERKLEEERQKQLELERKRKEERQKQLEQERKLEEEKQKQLEQERKREEERQKQLELERKRKEERQKQLELERKQEEERQKQLEQERKQEEERQKQLEKKREEERQKQLEQERKLEEQKQLELERKREEERQKQLELDRKNQEREVEESPQQISTAGEILPTSQASSSTLTEQSVREGDENATTEEVIFDDFSVRPMRWRYMRKSSLLYGDTFQTSQPPADAYDEGGKNENYVENLNDQEQQGEISEDDEKLQKKVKIGIDRGHDGQGGVKQEDTKSQGGTEIEILDPIKQPSNRSSHLCPGEKLEAEEDRCSAPRQAATQPLPKPATCIARTLAGTGPREEDGTQDRLISHEDDQYGSLDAAQHPGEGSLTPNTSTPTDALPEPSTPGGLPSPSTLSSVSCEATDPLPFPETPTSLLDSSALRSRVLLGKRRSQRALPSRAARQKAVQDAKDPKFQDSAGTGSEMTAQEDVEDEEEEEEEEEVKAEPCLTPSQPQRVPLFPGMDTSALKAQLKKRVGDSENQAEQPPPQRSAKSPFLPQATRVLPPIADKENRDHSSPQWLQELKSKKRFSQHESDT, encoded by the exons ATGGCAGCCCAAGTAGAGGTGAAATCAGTACAGGGGGAGACAGCAGGGGTCAGTAGTGGAcatctgaggaggactgctgaGCCTCCGTCCGGCACCCAGGGGCACATCTTCCTCAGCCCGCAGGCCGGAAAACCAGCCCTCCTCACCCCTAAACCTTTCTCTCTGGAGAAGACCCTGTCCATCCGGCCCATTTTGCCTCCCAAGCCTCAGGTTCCAAGTGCCCCTCCAGGAGCTAGCCAAACCAGTGACCTGAAATCCAGTGAACTCAGTCTTGCTGACTCTCCTGGAGTCCTCGGTGGGGACCAGACCAGATCTATGAAATCCAACACACCCACTGCTCCTAAACCAGCCCTACACAGGAATCCTGAAATCAACCCACCCACTGTTGTTATACACGATCTCTCCAGTACCTTGCAGAGTAGTCTACTCTGGAATTCTAAATCTAACCTGCTGAGTAAGCCCAAACTGGATCTGACTGAATCTTCTATATCTGTCCCACTTAATGCACCAAAAGCCAATCTATCCACTACTCCTAAACCTGATGATCCCAGTACACCAAAACCCACCCCACCTCATACTCCTAAACCTGACCTTTCCTCTGTACCAAAACCTGTCCCACTTAGTACTCCTAACCTTAACCTATCCAAGTCTGAGGTATTTGCATCACCTGAACCCCTTGCCAATCAGGCTACCTCCATAGACTCGCCTGAAAAGCCCAGGAAGCTATCCGTGTTGGAACGGATCAAGATGTTGTCACAGTTCCGGACCTCCCAGGAGTCATCAGCATCTGAGTGCTCTGGGATGACCCAAACCGAGCGGCAACCACGGATGAGAATGGGCGCTCCCATAAGCAGAGCTAAGTCGATGGGCTCTCTTGACTACGCCAGGTGGGAAGCATTGAAGGATATGACTGAAGAAGAACAATCTAGGGAGGAGAAGTCATCAGTCTCACCACTACTGCAGAGAAACATTGTTGTGGTTCAGCCTGCCACTCCACAATCTGCAGGCTCCCCACACAAGGTGGCGGCCCCCCGGAAGACGGGGGCCACTGGCCAGCTGAGCGAACTCACGTCTAGGTTTGAGTCCCTAAATACCCCAGACAAATGCCAGCCAGACAAGGAGAATATTCTGGAGAGAAAAGGGAAAGAGGTCAGGTGCACGGAAGAGGTCACAGAGTCACAACCATCGGAAAACGCAGACAACAGCCTCAGGCAAATGATGCCGGAGTGGAGGAAGCAGGACACGGATCAGGAAGAGACTGCTTCCAGCATAAAGAAGCGGATCAGTCTTCTGTTTGACCCCTCCTCTGCCCAAGGAGGTGGGGTCTCCACACCCCTGGAGGTGGAGCCTCATTCATCGGCGCAGCCCATCCAGGAGGTGGACATCTCAGTGGGTGTGAAACAGCGGATTAAACAGTTGATAGCAGAGAGCCCTTCTCagtccctcattcagagaaaggtcaagccccgccccctctctCAGGACCTCACCAAGTG TTTTTCACCAGGAATGTCTATGGACACTAGCCCTTCCACTGTTGGCCTGGAGAGAGTTCAGATGAGAGGTGTTGacaagaaagaaagagaggCCCATGAGAAG GTGGAAGACCCTATGGCTGACTCGAGTATTAAGGGTCAAGACCAGAGCGGGGGATCCTTCACTACTTTAGACCAGTCAGGCAATGGTGGgacagagctggagctgcaggaACTTCAATCAAACAAAGAGAAGGCACCAGTAGAGACACCTGAGAATGTAGTTTCCATCATTCCATCCCTCCAACTTGGTCATTTAGACCGCAGTGCAGTGAGTGAGGGCATTCTTAGTGCCCAACTGGAGGAAAAAACCTCGAAACTGGAAGAGGAGAGGCAGAAACAGATGGAGCTGGAGAGGAAATGCGAAGAGGAGAGGCAGAAACAGCTGGAGCAGGAGAGGAAACTGGAGGAGGAGAGGCAGAAACAGCTGGAGCTGGAGAGGAAACGTGAAGAGGAGAGGCAGAAACAGCTGGAGCTGGAGAGGAAACTGGAAGAGGAGAGGCAGAAACAGCTGGAGCAGGAGAGGAAACGCGAAGAGGAGAGGCAGAAACAGCTGGAGCAGGAGAGGAAACGCGAAGAGGAGAGGCAGAAACAGCTGGAGCAGGAGAGGAAACGCGAAGAGGAGAGGCAGAAACAGCTGGAGCAGGAGAGGAAACGCGAAGAGGAGAGGCAGAAACAGCTGGAGCTGGAGAGGAAACGCGAAGAGGAGAG GCAGAAACAGCTGGAGCTGGAGAGGAAACGCGAAGAGGAGAGGCAGAAACAGCTGGAGCAGGAGAGGAAACTGGAGGAGGAGAGGCAGAAACAGCTGGAGCTGGAGAGGAAACGTGAAGAGGAGAGGCAGAAACAGCTGGAGCAGGAGAGGAAACGTGAAGAGGAGAGGCAGAAACAGCTGGAGAGGAAACGGGAAGAGGAGAGGCAGAAACAGCTGGAGCTGGAGAGGAAACGGGAAGAGGAGAGGCAGAAACAGCTGGAGCAGGAGAGGAAACTGGAGGAGGAGAGGCAGAAACAGCTGGAGAGGAAACGTGAAGAGGAGAGGCAGAAACAGCTGGAGCTGGAGAGGAAACGGGAAGAGGAGAGGCAGAAACAGCTGGAGCAGGAGAGGAAACTGGAGGAGGAGAGGCAGAGACAGCTGGAGCAGGAGAGGAAACTGGAGGAGGAGAGGCAGAGACAGCTGGAGCAGGAGAGGAAACTGGAGGAGGAGAGGCAGAGACAGCTGGAGCAGGAGAGGAAACTGGAGGAGGAGAGGCAGAAACAGCTGGAGCTGGAGAGGAAACGCAAAGAGGAGAGGCAGAAACAACTGGAGCAGGAGAGGAAACTGGAGGAGGAGAAGCAGAAACAGCTGGAGCAGGAGAGGAAACGGGAAGAGGAGAGGCAGAAACAGCTGGAGCTGGAGAGGAAACGCAAAGAGGAGAGGCAGAAACAGCTGGAGCTGGAGAGGAAACAGGAAGAGGAGAGGCAGAAACAGCTGGAGCAGGAGAGGAAACAGGAAGAGGAGAGGCAGAAACAGCTGGAGAAGAAACGGGAAGAGGAGAGGCAGAAACAGCTGGAGCAGGAGAGGAAACTGGAAGAGCAGAAACAGCTGGAGCTGGAGAGGAAacgagaagaggagagacagaAGCAACTAGAGTTGGACAGAAAGAACCAGGAGAGGGAGGTAGAAGAATCACCCCAACAGATTTCCACAGCTGGGGAAATCCTCCCCACATCTCAGGCCAGTAGCAGCACCCTAACAGAACAAAGTGTAAGAGAAGGTGATGAAAATGCCACAACTGAAGAAGTTATTTTTGATGATTTCTCTGTGAGGCCAATGAGGTGGAGATATATGAGGAAAAGCAGCCTACTTTATGGAGACACTTTCCAGACTTCTCAACCGCCAGCTGATGCTTATGATGAGGgaggaaaaaatgaaaattatgTGGAAAATTTGAATGATCAAGAGCAACAAGGAGAGATTAGCGAAGACGATGAGAAGTTACAAAAGAAAGTAAAGATTGGGATTGACCGTGGGCATGATGGACAAGGGGGTGTAAAGCAAGAAGATACTAAGAGTCAGGGGGGTACAGAGATAGAGATTCTGGATCCCATAAAACAACCTTCCAACAGGTCCAGCCACCTTTGCCCTGGTGAGAAACTGGAAGCAGAAGAGGACAGATGTAGTGCTCCCAGACAGGCAGCCACGCAGCCACTCCCAAAGCCAGCCACTTGCATAGCG CGGACGTTGGCGGGCACCGGTCCCAGGGAGGAGGATGGCACGCAGGACAGGCTCATCTCCCACGAGGACGACCAGTACGGCAGCCTGGACGCAGCTCAGCACCCCGGCGAGGGCAG TCTGACTCCGAACACCTCCACCCCCACGGATGCCCTACCGGAGCCCAGTACGCCAGGCGGGCTGCCCTCCCCCAGCACCCTCTCCTCCGTGTCGTGCGAGGCGACAGACCCGCTGCCTTTTCCTGAG ACGCCAACATCCCTGCTGGACTCCAGCGCCCTGCGCTCGCGGGTGCTGTTGGGTAAGAGGCGGAGTCAGCGTGCCCTGCCCTCAAGAGCCGCCCGTCAGAAAGCTGTACAGGATGCCAAAGACCCGAAGTTCCAGGACTCTGCAG GGACGGGGTCTGAAATGACAGCACAGGAAGATgtggaggatgaagaggaggaggaggaggaggaggaggtgaagGCAGAGCCGTGTTTGACTCCTTCGCAGCCACAGAGAGTGCCCCTCTTCCCTGGCATGGACACGTCTGCTCTCAAG GCTCAGCTGAAGAAGCGAGTGGGTGACTCAGAAAACCAGGccgagcagccccccccccagcgatcAGCCAAATCTCCCTTCCTCCCCCAGGCCACCCGAGTTCTGCCCCCCATCGCTGACAAGGAAAACCG GGACCACTCCTCCCCACAGTGGCTGCAGGAGCTGAAGTCCAAGAAACGCTTCAGTCAGCACGAGAGTGACACCTAG
- the LOC125746832 gene encoding trichohyalin-like isoform X10 — protein MAAQVEVKSVQGETAGVSSGHLRRTAEPPSGTQGHIFLSPQAGKPALLTPKPFSLEKTLSIRPILPPKPQVPSAPPGASQTSDLKSSELSLADSPGVLGGDQTRSMKSNTPTAPKPALHRNPEINPPTVVIHDLSSTLQSSLLWNSKSNLLSKPKLDLTESSISVPLNAPKANLSTTPKPDDPSTPKPTPPHTPKPDLSSVPKPVPLSTPNLNLSKSEVFASPEPLANQATSIDSPEKPRKLSVLERIKMLSQFRTSQESSASECSGMTQTERQPRMRMGAPISRAKSMGSLDYARWEALKDMTEEEQSREEKSSVSPLLQRNIVVVQPATPQSAGSPHKVAAPRKTGATGQLSELTSRFESLNTPDKCQPDKENILERKGKEVRCTEEVTESQPSENADNSLRQMMPEWRKQDTDQEETASSIKKRISLLFDPSSAQGGGVSTPLEVEPHSSAQPIQEVDISVGVKQRIKQLIAESPSQSLIQRKVKPRPLSQDLTKCFSPGMSMDTSPSTVGLERVQMRGVDKKEREAHEKVEDPMADSSIKGQDQSGGSFTTLDQSGNGGTELELQELQSNKEKAPVETPENVVSIIPSLQLGHLDRSAVSEGILSAQLEEKTSKLEEERQKQMELERKCEEERQKQLEQERKLEEERQKQLELERKREEERQKQLELERKLEEERQKQLEQERKREEERQKQLEQERKREEERQKQLEQERKREEERQKQLEQERKREEERQKQLELERKREEERQKQLEQERKLEEERQKQLELERKREEERQKQLELERKREEERQKQLEQERKREEERQKQLERKREEERQKQLELERKREEERQKQLEQERKLEEERQKQLERKREEERQKQLELERKREEERQKQLEQERKLEEERQRQLEQERKLEEERQRQLEQERKLEEERQRQLEQERKLEEERQKQLELERKRKEERQKQLEQERKLEEEKQKQLEQERKREEERQKQLELERKRKEERQKQLELERKQEEERQKQLEQERKQEEERQKQLEKKREEERQKQLEQERKLEEQKQLELERKREEERQKQLELDRKNQEREVEESPQQISTAGEILPTSQASSSTLTEQSVREGDENATTEEVIFDDFSVRPMRWRYMRKSSLLYGDTFQTSQPPADAYDEGGKNENYVENLNDQEQQGEISEDDEKLQKKVKIGIDRGHDGQGGVKQEDTKSQGGTEIEILDPIKQPSNRSSHLCPGEKLEAEEDRCSAPRQAATQPLPKPATCIARTLAGTGPREEDGTQDRLISHEDDQYGSLDAAQHPGEGSLTPNTSTPTDALPEPSTPGGLPSPSTLSSVSCEATDPLPFPETPTSLLDSSALRSRVLLGKRRSQRALPSRAARQKAVQDAKDPKFQDSAGTGSEMTAQEDVEDEEEEEEEEEVKAEPCLTPSQPQRVPLFPGMDTSALKAQLKKRVGDSENQAEQPPPQRSAKSPFLPQATRVLPPIADKENRDHSSPQWLQELKSKKRFSQHESDT, from the exons ATGGCAGCCCAAGTAGAGGTGAAATCAGTACAGGGGGAGACAGCAGGGGTCAGTAGTGGAcatctgaggaggactgctgaGCCTCCGTCCGGCACCCAGGGGCACATCTTCCTCAGCCCGCAGGCCGGAAAACCAGCCCTCCTCACCCCTAAACCTTTCTCTCTGGAGAAGACCCTGTCCATCCGGCCCATTTTGCCTCCCAAGCCTCAGGTTCCAAGTGCCCCTCCAGGAGCTAGCCAAACCAGTGACCTGAAATCCAGTGAACTCAGTCTTGCTGACTCTCCTGGAGTCCTCGGTGGGGACCAGACCAGATCTATGAAATCCAACACACCCACTGCTCCTAAACCAGCCCTACACAGGAATCCTGAAATCAACCCACCCACTGTTGTTATACACGATCTCTCCAGTACCTTGCAGAGTAGTCTACTCTGGAATTCTAAATCTAACCTGCTGAGTAAGCCCAAACTGGATCTGACTGAATCTTCTATATCTGTCCCACTTAATGCACCAAAAGCCAATCTATCCACTACTCCTAAACCTGATGATCCCAGTACACCAAAACCCACCCCACCTCATACTCCTAAACCTGACCTTTCCTCTGTACCAAAACCTGTCCCACTTAGTACTCCTAACCTTAACCTATCCAAGTCTGAGGTATTTGCATCACCTGAACCCCTTGCCAATCAGGCTACCTCCATAGACTCGCCTGAAAAGCCCAGGAAGCTATCCGTGTTGGAACGGATCAAGATGTTGTCACAGTTCCGGACCTCCCAGGAGTCATCAGCATCTGAGTGCTCTGGGATGACCCAAACCGAGCGGCAACCACGGATGAGAATGGGCGCTCCCATAAGCAGAGCTAAGTCGATGGGCTCTCTTGACTACGCCAGGTGGGAAGCATTGAAGGATATGACTGAAGAAGAACAATCTAGGGAGGAGAAGTCATCAGTCTCACCACTACTGCAGAGAAACATTGTTGTGGTTCAGCCTGCCACTCCACAATCTGCAGGCTCCCCACACAAGGTGGCGGCCCCCCGGAAGACGGGGGCCACTGGCCAGCTGAGCGAACTCACGTCTAGGTTTGAGTCCCTAAATACCCCAGACAAATGCCAGCCAGACAAGGAGAATATTCTGGAGAGAAAAGGGAAAGAGGTCAGGTGCACGGAAGAGGTCACAGAGTCACAACCATCGGAAAACGCAGACAACAGCCTCAGGCAAATGATGCCGGAGTGGAGGAAGCAGGACACGGATCAGGAAGAGACTGCTTCCAGCATAAAGAAGCGGATCAGTCTTCTGTTTGACCCCTCCTCTGCCCAAGGAGGTGGGGTCTCCACACCCCTGGAGGTGGAGCCTCATTCATCGGCGCAGCCCATCCAGGAGGTGGACATCTCAGTGGGTGTGAAACAGCGGATTAAACAGTTGATAGCAGAGAGCCCTTCTCagtccctcattcagagaaaggtcaagccccgccccctctctCAGGACCTCACCAAGTG TTTTTCACCAGGAATGTCTATGGACACTAGCCCTTCCACTGTTGGCCTGGAGAGAGTTCAGATGAGAGGTGTTGacaagaaagaaagagaggCCCATGAGAAG GTGGAAGACCCTATGGCTGACTCGAGTATTAAGGGTCAAGACCAGAGCGGGGGATCCTTCACTACTTTAGACCAGTCAGGCAATGGTGGgacagagctggagctgcaggaACTTCAATCAAACAAAGAGAAGGCACCAGTAGAGACACCTGAGAATGTAGTTTCCATCATTCCATCCCTCCAACTTGGTCATTTAGACCGCAGTGCAGTGAGTGAGGGCATTCTTAGTGCCCAACTGGAGGAAAAAACCTCGAAACTGGAAGAGGAGAGGCAGAAACAGATGGAGCTGGAGAGGAAATGCGAAGAGGAGAGGCAGAAACAGCTGGAGCAGGAGAGGAAACTGGAGGAGGAGAGGCAGAAACAGCTGGAGCTGGAGAGGAAACGTGAAGAGGAGAGGCAGAAACAGCTGGAGCTGGAGAGGAAACTGGAAGAGGAGAGGCAGAAACAGCTGGAGCAGGAGAGGAAACGCGAAGAGGAGAGGCAGAAACAGCTGGAGCAGGAGAGGAAACGCGAAGAGGAGAGGCAGAAACAGCTGGAGCAGGAGAGGAAACGCGAAGAGGAGAGGCAGAAACAGCTGGAGCAGGAGAGGAAACGCGAAGAGGAGAGGCAGAAACAGCTGGAGCTGGAGAGGAAACGCGAAGAGGAGAGGCAGAAACAGCTGGAGCAGGAGAGGAAACTGGAGGAGGAGAGGCAGAAACAGCTGGAGCTGGAGAGGAAACGTGAAGAGGAGAG GCAGAAACAGCTGGAGCTGGAGAGGAAACGTGAAGAGGAGAGGCAGAAACAGCTGGAGCAGGAGAGGAAACGTGAAGAGGAGAGGCAGAAACAGCTGGAGAGGAAACGGGAAGAGGAGAGGCAGAAACAGCTGGAGCTGGAGAGGAAACGGGAAGAGGAGAGGCAGAAACAGCTGGAGCAGGAGAGGAAACTGGAGGAGGAGAGGCAGAAACAGCTGGAGAGGAAACGTGAAGAGGAGAGGCAGAAACAGCTGGAGCTGGAGAGGAAACGGGAAGAGGAGAGGCAGAAACAGCTGGAGCAGGAGAGGAAACTGGAGGAGGAGAGGCAGAGACAGCTGGAGCAGGAGAGGAAACTGGAGGAGGAGAGGCAGAGACAGCTGGAGCAGGAGAGGAAACTGGAGGAGGAGAGGCAGAGACAGCTGGAGCAGGAGAGGAAACTGGAGGAGGAGAGGCAGAAACAGCTGGAGCTGGAGAGGAAACGCAAAGAGGAGAGGCAGAAACAACTGGAGCAGGAGAGGAAACTGGAGGAGGAGAAGCAGAAACAGCTGGAGCAGGAGAGGAAACGGGAAGAGGAGAGGCAGAAACAGCTGGAGCTGGAGAGGAAACGCAAAGAGGAGAGGCAGAAACAGCTGGAGCTGGAGAGGAAACAGGAAGAGGAGAGGCAGAAACAGCTGGAGCAGGAGAGGAAACAGGAAGAGGAGAGGCAGAAACAGCTGGAGAAGAAACGGGAAGAGGAGAGGCAGAAACAGCTGGAGCAGGAGAGGAAACTGGAAGAGCAGAAACAGCTGGAGCTGGAGAGGAAacgagaagaggagagacagaAGCAACTAGAGTTGGACAGAAAGAACCAGGAGAGGGAGGTAGAAGAATCACCCCAACAGATTTCCACAGCTGGGGAAATCCTCCCCACATCTCAGGCCAGTAGCAGCACCCTAACAGAACAAAGTGTAAGAGAAGGTGATGAAAATGCCACAACTGAAGAAGTTATTTTTGATGATTTCTCTGTGAGGCCAATGAGGTGGAGATATATGAGGAAAAGCAGCCTACTTTATGGAGACACTTTCCAGACTTCTCAACCGCCAGCTGATGCTTATGATGAGGgaggaaaaaatgaaaattatgTGGAAAATTTGAATGATCAAGAGCAACAAGGAGAGATTAGCGAAGACGATGAGAAGTTACAAAAGAAAGTAAAGATTGGGATTGACCGTGGGCATGATGGACAAGGGGGTGTAAAGCAAGAAGATACTAAGAGTCAGGGGGGTACAGAGATAGAGATTCTGGATCCCATAAAACAACCTTCCAACAGGTCCAGCCACCTTTGCCCTGGTGAGAAACTGGAAGCAGAAGAGGACAGATGTAGTGCTCCCAGACAGGCAGCCACGCAGCCACTCCCAAAGCCAGCCACTTGCATAGCG CGGACGTTGGCGGGCACCGGTCCCAGGGAGGAGGATGGCACGCAGGACAGGCTCATCTCCCACGAGGACGACCAGTACGGCAGCCTGGACGCAGCTCAGCACCCCGGCGAGGGCAG TCTGACTCCGAACACCTCCACCCCCACGGATGCCCTACCGGAGCCCAGTACGCCAGGCGGGCTGCCCTCCCCCAGCACCCTCTCCTCCGTGTCGTGCGAGGCGACAGACCCGCTGCCTTTTCCTGAG ACGCCAACATCCCTGCTGGACTCCAGCGCCCTGCGCTCGCGGGTGCTGTTGGGTAAGAGGCGGAGTCAGCGTGCCCTGCCCTCAAGAGCCGCCCGTCAGAAAGCTGTACAGGATGCCAAAGACCCGAAGTTCCAGGACTCTGCAG GGACGGGGTCTGAAATGACAGCACAGGAAGATgtggaggatgaagaggaggaggaggaggaggaggaggtgaagGCAGAGCCGTGTTTGACTCCTTCGCAGCCACAGAGAGTGCCCCTCTTCCCTGGCATGGACACGTCTGCTCTCAAG GCTCAGCTGAAGAAGCGAGTGGGTGACTCAGAAAACCAGGccgagcagccccccccccagcgatcAGCCAAATCTCCCTTCCTCCCCCAGGCCACCCGAGTTCTGCCCCCCATCGCTGACAAGGAAAACCG GGACCACTCCTCCCCACAGTGGCTGCAGGAGCTGAAGTCCAAGAAACGCTTCAGTCAGCACGAGAGTGACACCTAG